One window of Enterobacter sp. RHBSTW-00175 genomic DNA carries:
- a CDS encoding ATP-binding cassette domain-containing protein, whose translation MNGTILSVEHLMMHFGGIKALNDVNLEVQRGSITALIGPNGAGKTTVFNCLTGFYKASGGNIMFNTRSKTTNVIQVLGQKFQPGDWINPTQLGQRLFYKMFGGTHLVNRAGLARTFQNIRLFREMSVVENLLVAQHMQVNRNLIAGVLNTPAYRRAESAALDRAFYWLEVVDLVDCANRLAGEMSYGQQRRLEIARAMCTGPEMICLDEPAAGLNPVETRTLSKIIRFLRDHHQITVLLIEHDMGMVMEISDDIIVLDHGDVIAQGKPEQIQHDEKVIAAYLGTDESEVNI comes from the coding sequence ATGAACGGAACGATCTTAAGCGTTGAACATCTGATGATGCATTTTGGCGGTATTAAGGCGTTAAACGATGTCAATCTGGAGGTACAACGCGGTTCGATAACCGCCCTGATTGGGCCGAACGGTGCGGGTAAAACCACGGTATTTAACTGCCTGACCGGGTTCTATAAGGCATCCGGCGGCAACATTATGTTCAACACCCGCAGTAAAACCACCAATGTGATTCAGGTGCTGGGGCAAAAATTCCAGCCAGGCGACTGGATAAACCCGACGCAGTTGGGGCAGCGTCTTTTTTACAAGATGTTCGGTGGAACGCATCTGGTGAACCGCGCCGGGCTTGCCCGCACTTTTCAAAATATTCGGCTATTTCGGGAGATGTCGGTAGTGGAAAACCTGCTGGTCGCGCAGCACATGCAGGTAAACCGTAATCTGATTGCCGGTGTGCTTAATACCCCTGCCTATCGCCGGGCGGAAAGTGCAGCCCTGGACCGGGCCTTTTACTGGCTGGAGGTGGTGGATCTGGTGGATTGCGCCAACCGGCTGGCGGGCGAGATGTCTTACGGGCAGCAGCGTCGGCTGGAAATTGCGCGCGCCATGTGCACCGGGCCAGAGATGATTTGTCTGGACGAACCTGCCGCCGGGTTGAACCCGGTTGAAACCCGCACGCTCAGTAAAATCATCCGTTTTCTGCGCGATCATCACCAGATAACGGTGCTGCTGATTGAACATGATATGGGGATGGTGATGGAGATTTCGGACGACATTATTGTGCTCGACCACGGTGATGTCATTGCTCAGGGAAAACCCGAGCAGATCCAGCACGATGAAAAAGTGATTGCCGCTTATCTGGGCACCGATGAGAGCGAGGTCAATATATGA
- a CDS encoding ABC transporter ATP-binding protein yields the protein MSEAMLEFREVDVFYGVIQALKQVSLQVNPGETVALIGANGAGKSTLLMSIFGQPRIRKGQILFCGDDISHQSTHFVAAGGIAQAPEGRRIFPDMTVEENLLMGTIPIGNQYAAQDMQSMFDLFPRLKERRKQRAMTMSGGEQQMLAIARALMSRPKLLLLDEPSLGLAPIVVKQIFQTLRELARNGMTIFLVEQNAHHALKLSDRGYVMVNGQIRLSGSGEELLGNQEVRKAYLGGA from the coding sequence ATGAGCGAGGCAATGCTGGAGTTTCGTGAAGTGGATGTGTTCTACGGCGTGATCCAGGCGTTAAAACAGGTTTCCTTGCAGGTTAACCCGGGGGAAACCGTGGCGCTGATTGGCGCGAACGGCGCGGGGAAATCCACTCTGCTGATGTCTATCTTCGGGCAGCCGCGCATCAGAAAGGGTCAAATCCTGTTTTGCGGGGATGATATCAGCCACCAGTCGACGCACTTCGTTGCCGCCGGCGGCATTGCACAGGCACCGGAAGGACGGCGTATTTTCCCGGATATGACGGTGGAAGAAAATCTGTTGATGGGGACTATCCCCATCGGCAATCAGTATGCCGCGCAGGATATGCAAAGCATGTTTGATCTGTTCCCGCGTCTGAAGGAGCGCCGCAAACAGCGCGCGATGACCATGTCCGGCGGGGAGCAACAAATGCTGGCCATCGCCCGGGCGCTGATGAGCCGTCCCAAGCTACTGCTGCTGGATGAACCGAGCCTGGGGTTAGCCCCTATCGTGGTGAAACAGATCTTCCAGACCCTGCGCGAACTGGCCCGCAACGGGATGACCATTTTCCTGGTGGAGCAAAATGCGCATCACGCGCTGAAGCTCTCTGACCGGGGTTATGTGATGGTCAACGGGCAAATCAGACTGAGCGGCAGCGGTGAGGAGCTGCTGGGGAATCAGGAGGTAAGGAAGGCTTATTTGGGCGGGGCGTAG